The Phaeodactylum tricornutum CCAP 1055/1 chromosome 2, whole genome shotgun sequence DNA window ATACGTCCCAGGAGGGCAGACACCTCTGAACCGGCTTGGGTGAACCGGAAAATGTTGTCGACGAATAGCAACACATCCTGGCCCTCTTCGTCACGGAAGTACTCAGCGATAGCGAGACCAGTCAAGGCAACCCGGGCACGAGCACCTGGGGGCTCGTTCATCTGTCCGTACACGAGGGCAGCCTTGGAACCAGCGGTGGATCCCGTCTTTTCATCAATCTTGATGACTCCACCCTCAATCATTTCGTAGTAAAGATCGTTACCTTCACGGGTACGTTCACCAACACCAGCAAAGACGGAGTATCCTCCGTGGTTCATGgcaatgttgttgatgaGTTCCATAATAACGACGGTTTTACCGACACCGGCTCCGCCAAAGAGACCAATCTTTCCTCCCTTGGCGTAAGGCGCCAAAAGATCAACGACCTTGATTCCAGTGACGAGAATATCCTGGGATCGTCCCTGTTCCGTGAAAGTAGGGGCGGCGCGATGGAGGGGGGCGTACTTTTCGGCCTCCTTGCTGAGGAAGATGGGTCCCTTCTCGTCGACGGGTTCTCCAATCACATTGATGATGCGTCCCAAGGTATCCGGACCGACAGGGACCTGGATAGGAGCGCCAGTGTCGACGCACTTTTGTCCACGGACGAGACCATCGGTACTTTCCATAGCAATCGTACGGACAGTGTTCTCTCCCAGATGCTGGGCAACCTCCAAGACGAGGCGCTCAGCGCCCGCTACGACTTCCACTTCCAGAGCGTTGAGAATCTTGGGGAGTTTCTCATCGAATTGAACATCCACAACGGCTCCAATGACTTGGGTTACCTTTCCAGCACCCCAGAGAGCAGCCGTGCTGCTATAGGCACGAGCGCCTCCTACAAAGCGTCCAAAAGTATCGTCAAGGTGAGTCGAAGTTTGACCCGTATCAAGGGTAACAAAGCCATTTTTTTCCGAATTGGGTACTGAGCCTATCCTCTTCCTCTACGGGCAAATTGTCGCAGCAGACCCATCCAGACCATGGAGAGGCTTTTTTGGCGTTTTTCTTTCCGCTTTTGCGAATAAAGTAAAGGATACTTCAATTCGTATGATAGACGAGAGACGGCACGATTTTCTTACCGAGTTGGGCGATACGACGGGCGGCGAACATGGTCGACGACGGTCCACAGAGAGCAGGTAGTGCGACGACAACGGCGGTGTGCgggtaggtaggtaggtacgTTGGTGCGGCGGCGGCGCTCGTGTTGGTTTCGTGCTACGAGCGAGAGCACGTAGGAATTCCACGTACGATCCATGGAAGAACGACGCACGGAAAGATTGGGTGCCTGCCGATCCAGTGACGTCACCGGATCGGCAGATCCAAGCTTGGTCCGCGCGTACCCCCACGTCAATGTGCGTGGTACCAATTTCCTCCCTATGATCCGTACGGAACACAAGGCGTTAAGGTTTTCGTACGGTCATCGTACGTAGCTGACGGTAAAAGGCTTGGATCGTGTCTACGTAGATTCACGTGGAGCGGCAAGACGACAGTATTACACTACAGCTACTATTAGTACACCACCGTGCGGGAAACACAAACACagctctactagctagttGCACGAGACTTTACTACTGTCCCCAACCCCGCACCGTCGCAACAGTTGCCATCCCAACGCGCAAGTCCGCCAAACCGTAGCGATCCTCGCTCTCTGTGTGTCCTTCAGCTGACGAGTCCGACCCTTTCGGATCATCCCAGTAACGACTCTTACTTGTTCGAATTCTGTATTATCATGTTGAGTCGAACAGCTCGTCCTGCCCTTCGCCGCGTCGTTGCGGTCCGCAGCATGAGCTCGGAATCCGCCGCGGCGTCTTCCCTGGTCAAACTCAACTTTGCCCTCCCCCACGAGACTATTTACAACGGCACGTCGGTCTATTCCGTCATCTGCCCCGGCTTGGAGGGAGAATACGGTATTACTGCTAATCACGTTCCTTACGTTGGACAGCTCAAGCCTGGTGTCTTGCAGATTCTACACGAAGAAAACACGGCCGAACCGGAAAAGTACTTTGTGGCGGGTGGTTACGCCTTGACCCACGCCGACTCGACGACGGTACGTAACGTAGGAACGCTCGCTTTCGCAATTTGTGACGTCGTGAATGACGAGATACTCACATTTATTCTCCCATATTCGCCGCATTCTGATCCAATATAATCCTCGCCAAGGACGTCATTTGCCCGGAAGCCGTCAAGCTCGACGACATTGATTCCGCGGCAGTCTCCCGCCAGTTTGAAGCCGCCAAAACAGCCTTTGGCGCCGCGGCTGCCGGGACTATCGAACAAGCTGAAGCACAAATTGAAATGGATGTCAATCGTGCCATGGGCCTCGCAATCGGCGTCAATATGTCCTAAGTATAAAAACCTTTACTCTTCGCCTTGGCAATACTAATTTGGACGGTAAAAAT harbors:
- the atpB gene encoding predicted protein (Homologous to the atpB gene in the chloroplast genome of C. reinhardtii); amino-acid sequence: MFAARRIAQLGGARAYSSTAALWGAGKVTQVIGAVVDVQFDEKLPKILNALEVEVVAGAERLVLEVAQHLGENTVRTIAMESTDGLVRGQKCVDTGAPIQVPVGPDTLGRIINVIGEPVDEKGPIFLSKEAEKYAPLHRAAPTFTEQGRSQDILVTGIKVVDLLAPYAKGGKIGLFGGAGVGKTVVIMELINNIAMNHGGYSVFAGVGERTREGNDLYYEMIEGGVIKIDEKTGSTAGSKAALVYGQMNEPPGARARVALTGLAIAEYFRDEEGQDVLLFVDNIFRFTQAGSEVSALLGRIPSAVGYQPTLATDMGALQERITSTGKGSITSVQAVYVPADDLTDPAPATTFAHLDATTVLSRSIAELGIYPAVDPLDSTSRMLDPRVIGQRHYDVARSTQKLLQDYKSLQDIIAILGMDELSEDDKLTVSRARKVQKFMSQPFHVAEVFTGTAGKFVSLEKTIDGFSQIINGDYDDLPEGAFYMVGDIEDVKEKAGQMAM